ATCGGCATCAAGACAATCGAGGATCCTGAGATAACCGTACAGAACATCGTTGCATCCGCAGACCTTCAGGCAGTCCTGAACCTGAATGCAATTGCAATCGGTCTTGGTCTTGAGAACATCGAGTACGAGCCAGAACAGTTCCCTGGTCTTGTTTACCGCATTGACGATCCTAAGGTCGTAGTACTTATTTTCAGTTCCGGAAAGCTTGTGGTCACCGGCGGCAAATCACCTGAGAATTGTGAACAGGGTGTTGAAGTCGTAAGACAGCAGCTTGACAGCATGGGTCTGCTTTAAGACCTATCATTTATATTTATATATAGATGTCAAACGAAAATGTTTGTATTCTGTTGCCTACTTTGAACGAAGAGGCTACCATCGGTCAGGTCATCAGAGATTTTCGCTCTGAGGGCTTTGACAATATTCTCGTTATTGATGGTAACAGCAAAGACAAAACCCGCCAAATAGCTGAAGCTGAAGGTGCCAGGGTAGTTGTCCAGACAGGTAAGGGAAAAGGTCAGGCTATCAAGCAGGCTTTTGAGCTTATTACTGAGGACTACATTGTCATGGCTGACGGCGATGGCACAAACCTCGCAAAGGATATTCACGCTGTGCTAGGTCCGGTGCTTGAAGGCAAGGCTGATCATGTAATGGGTAACAGGCTTGTTGATTTCGAGCAGGGAGCTTTTACCAGGCTCAACCTTTTCGGGAACAAAGTAATAAACAAGATGTTTGGCATGGCTTATGGTGTGTGGCTTGAGGATATTCTCACAGGTTACAGGGCATTTAACAAAAAAGCCATCAAGTCCTTTGAGCTCAAGAAAATGGGATTTGAGGTAGAATCTGAGATCACAATAGAAAGTGTGAAAAAAGATCTGCGCATTGAGGAAGTTCCGACAACTTATCTGGCAAGACATTCAGAAGGTGCTACTAAATTGAATCCGATCAAGGATGGATGGAGGATTGGTTCGACCATCTATAAAATGGCAAAACTTCACAATCCGATGTTCTATTTCGGAATAATCGGCGGTGCGTTTATCCTTGCAGGTATTCTTGTTGGCAGCTTTGTTGTTGTCCAGTGGTTCCAGGGCGTTACCCGCATTCCTATGACCATACTTACAACTTTGCTTGTCGTTGCAGGTTTCCAGATGTTCATTTTTGGAATGCTCAGCGATCTTATGGTGACCCTCCACAGGGAGAACATGCGCATGTTACGTAAGATCACGGAATTAACTGAAAAGGATGATGAATGATAGTTCATTGTTCATTTGCCCAAAAAGTGGGTTTTCATTGATTCCTATTTTATGTCATTTTTCCTGTTAACAAAACAATTTTAGTTGCATCTGTATATATTCCTCCATCTCAATTAAATTGATTTTATGTCATTAATCTGTCGAATGATTGTGGTTTAATGGGCCCTATTTCTGCGATATTTATTCGCTCTCTAATAAAAAATCAGCATCTATAAAGTTAACTTGACTTTACCTCAAGTTTATTTTTTGACAAACATTATATACGATTTAGTTATTGTAGGTTACATCTAATCTTGAGGTATAAACAATGACAATAGTTACAGATGCAAAAAATGGTAAGATCACAGAAGAGATGAAGATCGTTGCCAAGGTTGAAAACAAAGACCCTGAATTCATCAGACGTGGTATCGCAGCAGGAAGAATTGTAATCCCAATGACCCCTTACAGGGACATAAAGATCTGTGGTATGGGTGAAGGCCTTACAACCAAGGTAAACGCATCCATTGGTGCATCATCAGACATCGTTGACCTTGACATGGAAGTAAAGAAAGCAAAGGCAGCAGAGGCAGCAGGCGCAGACACACTTATGGAGCTCGGTACCGGCGGAGACTTCCTTGGTATCAGGAAAGCTGTTTGTGACGCAATCTCCCTCCCAGTAGGATCAGTGCCACTCTACCAGGCATTCATCTCAGCAGCAAGAAGAGATGGTTCCATTGTTCACATGAC
The sequence above is a segment of the uncultured Methanolobus sp. genome. Coding sequences within it:
- a CDS encoding TATA-box-binding protein translates to MSDYNIKIENVVASTKLAEEFDLTKIEAEFEGAEYNKQKFPGLVYRVSDPKAAFLVFTSGKVVCTGAKNVADVHTVIGNMAKKLNDIGIKTIEDPEITVQNIVASADLQAVLNLNAIAIGLGLENIEYEPEQFPGLVYRIDDPKVVVLIFSSGKLVVTGGKSPENCEQGVEVVRQQLDSMGLL
- the aglJ gene encoding S-layer glycoprotein N-glycosyltransferase AglJ; amino-acid sequence: MSNENVCILLPTLNEEATIGQVIRDFRSEGFDNILVIDGNSKDKTRQIAEAEGARVVVQTGKGKGQAIKQAFELITEDYIVMADGDGTNLAKDIHAVLGPVLEGKADHVMGNRLVDFEQGAFTRLNLFGNKVINKMFGMAYGVWLEDILTGYRAFNKKAIKSFELKKMGFEVESEITIESVKKDLRIEEVPTTYLARHSEGATKLNPIKDGWRIGSTIYKMAKLHNPMFYFGIIGGAFILAGILVGSFVVVQWFQGVTRIPMTILTTLLVVAGFQMFIFGMLSDLMVTLHRENMRMLRKITELTEKDDE